Proteins encoded within one genomic window of Funiculus sociatus GB2-C1:
- a CDS encoding pyridoxal phosphate-dependent aminotransferase has protein sequence MSTLNARMQAVQSPIIPVVGELIRNHPGTISLGQGVVYYNPPKEAIAQISQFLAEPENHKYKALEGIAPLLDVIAEKLKADNNIEINKKNCIVVSAGSNMAFMNAILAITSPGDEIIIQTPYYFNHEMAITMSSCRPVLVATDENYQLRPDAIASAITNKTRAVVTISPNNPTGAVYSPEALRQVNQICRDRAIYHISDEAYEYFTYNNVKHFSPGSIYANTDYTISLYTLSKAYGFASWRIGYMVIPEHLLVSVKKVQDTILICPPVISQYAALGALQTGVAYCQEKISAIASVRQLLLEKLSGIQDICTVPPADGAFYFLLKIHANLHAMELVERLIREHGVAVIPGTTFGMDDGCYLRVAYGALQQETAAEGIERLVRGLKTILAA, from the coding sequence ATGTCAACCTTAAATGCTCGTATGCAGGCGGTACAATCGCCAATAATTCCCGTCGTCGGAGAACTAATCCGCAACCATCCGGGGACGATTTCCTTGGGTCAAGGCGTGGTATATTACAATCCGCCAAAAGAGGCAATTGCACAGATTTCGCAATTTCTAGCCGAACCAGAAAATCATAAGTACAAAGCACTAGAAGGTATTGCACCTTTGTTAGATGTAATTGCGGAAAAACTGAAAGCCGATAATAATATCGAAATTAATAAAAAAAATTGCATCGTCGTCTCTGCTGGAAGTAACATGGCATTTATGAATGCGATTCTTGCTATCACTTCTCCAGGGGACGAAATTATTATCCAAACGCCTTATTATTTCAATCATGAAATGGCAATTACCATGTCGAGTTGCCGTCCGGTACTCGTTGCTACAGACGAAAATTATCAGCTGCGTCCAGATGCGATCGCATCTGCAATCACAAATAAAACTCGTGCTGTCGTCACGATTTCACCTAATAATCCCACAGGCGCAGTCTACTCGCCAGAAGCCTTGCGCCAAGTTAATCAAATATGTCGCGATCGCGCAATTTATCATATTAGCGATGAAGCCTATGAATATTTTACCTACAATAACGTAAAACACTTTTCTCCAGGCTCAATTTATGCTAATACCGATTACACAATTTCACTTTATACCCTCTCAAAAGCCTACGGTTTTGCTTCTTGGCGTATCGGATATATGGTAATTCCAGAACATCTGCTGGTGTCGGTAAAGAAAGTCCAAGATACAATTCTAATCTGTCCGCCAGTCATCTCGCAGTATGCAGCATTAGGAGCATTGCAAACAGGAGTTGCTTACTGTCAGGAAAAAATTAGCGCGATCGCATCCGTGCGTCAACTCCTACTAGAAAAACTTAGTGGCATACAAGATATTTGTACAGTTCCCCCCGCAGACGGAGCATTCTATTTTCTGTTGAAAATTCATGCTAATCTGCACGCAATGGAGCTGGTAGAAAGACTAATTCGCGAACATGGTGTAGCTGTCATTCCCGGTACAACCTTTGGTATGGACGACGGTTGTTACTTGCGCGTCGCCTACGGTGCATTGCAACAAGAG